Within the Thiohalorhabdus sp. Cl-TMA genome, the region TCTCTTTGATCTTTCTGAGACGGACCGTATTTTTCAGTTAAAAAAAGAGGAGGATCCCGAGACAGCAGTAGCTGAATATAGAGCGTATATGTGGGGTGGACCCATTCCGTTGGACAGTCAGCAGGCCTTGAGAAGTAAACGGGCTTTGGGGGCTCCTCAGGCTTCGGT harbors:
- a CDS encoding 5'-nucleotidase → MPVDLSETLVIGISATALFDLSETDRIFQLKKEEDPETAVAEYRAYMWGGPIPLDSQQALRSKRALGAPQASV